Below is a genomic region from Medicago truncatula cultivar Jemalong A17 chromosome 3, MtrunA17r5.0-ANR, whole genome shotgun sequence.
TGGTTAGGTTTGGTTGgttcggattttattttttaacatcaaccaaaccaatccaaaccgcatgCTTTTTTTATGTTGCGGATTTTATTTGAACTTTGGATTTTATGTTCCttaatttcaatcaaaaaaaaaataaaaattggtctTCCTTAATTAAAAACGATTTTGTTTTTTACTCATacataaaattactttttttactcataaaaagaggattttttttttatgtattctacatttggtaaataaaattcaaacatcCTCAAAAAAGATAACATGCATTGCAAAatagacaaaattttatttcttttgtatgaCCATTGACTGAATTtaacacaattattttttaaaggaatgatatcaaatcatatatataaagttggtatacataattaaatataaggTTATAATCACATTTATAGCatgaaaataatgttttttttaaaaggagcaggtaaataatgttatttcttcttgaccaaaaatgatattatttttgacTCTTTTTGACTGTAATATCCATTAATATTCAATTGTTACTAtataacaattattttcttaaactttttcctatcttataatttttaattaaataatagttaTTCCTCAAGAGCATTATATAGAATAGTTGAGTTCACTTCactcatcacaacaacaaaaaatacagaAAGCAAGTTTTCTCACATATTATATATCAAACATCTTCTTGGTATAACTCACTCCCTTACTAAGTATATTCATATAAATAATGCATTTTGATTCAATAGTTTaagtttatttcaaatttacaaattttaattacgtTTTATGTGTTGTTTTTCCTTCAGATTTTACATCAAAAAAATCTCATGGCTTTGACTACCTCAACCTCAACCTCAACTGAAAAGAAGAAGGTTTTGTTTATATTGGGTGCAACAGGAACTGGGAAGACTAAACTTTCCATCAACTTAGGAACTCAATTCCCATCTGAGATCATCAATTCAGACAAAATTCAAGTCTATAATGGCCTTGACATTGTCACCAATAAGGTGCAGGAATCTGAACGTTGTTCAATTCCACATCATATACTAGGCATCATCGATGATCCTGAATATGATTTCACTATGGATGACTTTCGCAAGCACGTGCTTGAAGCTTTAGATCTCATAACTCAAAATGAACACCTACCAATTATTGTAGGAGGGTCGAATTCTTACCTTAAAAAACTACTCGAGGACCCAACTAAtgcatttcattcaaaatatgaTTGCTGTTTTATTTGGCTCGATGTGTCTTTACCTATTTTGTTTCCATATTTGGACAAAAGAGTTGATGAAATGGTTGCGGCAGGGATGGTAGATGAGATAAGAGACTTTTTTGTACCTGGAGCAGATAATACAAAAGGAATAAGAAGGGCAATTGGGGTTCCTGAGCTCGACTCTTATTTTGAAATGGAAATGAAAAAAGGTATAGATGATGTTGAAAaggaaaagatattaaaggaatcgattagaaaaacaaaacaaaacacctTCATATTGGCTGAAAATCAAGTGTCGAAGATCCAAAATATGGCTGATACGCTTGGATTGatgataaacaaaattaattctacAGAAGTCTTTGAAGCCATTTTAAGAGGTGAAGATTATCAAAAATTGCATCAAGAGATTGTGATTAAGCCAAGCATGAAAATAGTGAAGAGATTCCTAGAGGAGACAAGCCATGGATTCAGAAATGCAAAATATTCAAATGGAAATGGGAAACACACAACGAATGGTGTTTGAAACATTGgaacaaaaattacatttttattccTTGATTATTTTCATTTGGGTATAAAAACGCATGAtctttttgtgttatttttctcttgGAATAAATTTTAGGTGGGTGGGTTTTTCGGATTTCATCATCTTATTGTAAtaagtaatgcataaaattaaccaaaaaaattatgcaaaattAGTTCATTgctttttgaaacaaaattaagaGTTGTCGACAAGAATCAAATTATACAACGTATGTAAATTTTTGTCTTGTAATTAATTGTAGTTTtatgaataataatattataaaattgaacAAGAGCCGGAGGTGATTTTCAAACAGAACAAGAGCCAGAGGTGAATTTCAGATACTGGTTCTGATAATTCTTGGTTTTCTACACGTGAGATGGAGGTTAAGGTGTGAAGGAAATTAAACAATTTATCATTAAGACATTAAACTTGCCTAGATTTAATATCTAATTGTTTAATATCTTATCTGGTCCATTATCATTAAGACATTAAACTTGCCTAGATTTATTTCTGATTTTTGGGCAAGGTAAGTGtgaattcttatattttttttttcactttgtagtttttgaataataatacTATAAAATTGAACCAGCGTCAATTAATTCAAACACCAGACATAAAAGCTGAATACGTTACTCACGCTGCACTGCCACTTCAAGCTACGCCTGCTGAGCAAGATGATGCTTGGCGAGAAGATAAAGACTTTTATTGCGGGCTTTATCCCGTAAAGCCAAAGATGTCCGGGGTAGGGGACATAATCAATAGAACCTAGCTGGGGTAGTGAGGGTCATTTACAATCAGAACCTAGACTTGGGATTGTAAcaagatttttattttctaaattagtTATTATACTCTGAGTTCAAAATTCTATgccattaaaataattttattcatacCTTCTCCATCACATTAACTGAGATGCAAAGAAGAATTACgaaataattttattcatacCTTCTCCACACTTGACATGAATTTCCAGCATAAAAgtaggaaaaaagaaaaagttaactatgaaaaaaattcataacttCTACCTTCTATAATTTTACTATCTTTTGATGGATTTGTTTCTTATCTCAATTTCAATCATTTCTCTGTGCTACAATAAAAGATCATTCATTAATCAAGTTATGAATCAATGACAAAATTATGTATCATTTATCATTTCTTAGATAGCATACTATCTATGCCTGATCCAATCTGCAATAAAATGTCCATCAAATTTTTAAGAATAAAGGTGATTACTTAATCCAAATATACCAACAACTAATCTACcgagttttatttttatgatcatTCCACTATATGCATAGacttgaaaaatgaaaactattATAATGCAAAGGGGCAAAAATTATAGGACTAAAATAACGTGTGTCTATATAATGAAGAATAAAGTCATATGAAACAAAGGATGCAAGTGCAAATGCTTCAGCACCACCAGAACAATAGTgcacttagaatattataaaaaagccTCTTTTGGAAACAATAATTCTATGTCCATTTATAATCAAGACTAGTCCAAATGATTAGAAACTCTAAAATCTTATCTATCCCGCCACCGACATCATTGGTAGTATGGTTCCAATAAAGTTTGTAATGAAGCCCTAGACCGAAAAATTTGCTTCATTGGTTAGGTACAATGAGATCATCCCAATAACCTGTTATTAAGTCAAAGCAGGGAATAACATTCACCATGGTTTCATCTTGTTGGTTGTGACCGCTGCAATTAACGTCAAAAGTCATCTTTAAAACCTTTCGGTTGTTGAAACATATATCCGTAGGGAAAAGAGGAAGAATTTTCTTCCAATTCCACTCTGAGCTATTGGTACAATGCACAGTGAGAAATTCGTCCTAATCAGAGGAATACCATAAGGAATCTTCTAAATTGATAcaaaattgaatttataaaatttctctTTGATATGAATCGGGTTTGCATTTGAATTTTATGATTGCATAACGAACACAAAACATCATACTCTGGATTACTGGGATTTCTTTCTTCTGAAAACTGAATGATTAAGAcccaaaaaatgtaaaacatcCTAATATTTCTTTCTTCGATACATTATAGTGTCACAATAAATACATTATGCATTGTTTGTGTGTACATGTATAATAGTTTTGTGCATTCTTGTTTGAtcagttataacttataagcaaCATACAGTAGGTTAAAATTTGGTGACTAATATGAGAAAGAAGGAAAAGAGAACACGCTACCTGAATGTTCATGAAATCATATCGTCATTGTTGTATTCTTTTAATTGAAACAAGAAAGTGATAGATAAACTGCGGTGAATTTGGAAAGAAAAGGGTTAATGTAGATAACAGTATGTGTGTTTTTATGGACGTCTCTATTTCGTCTCTAACCACTACAAGAAAATCTAAGATTTTCTACCATAAATCATAAATCTTATCAAAAAAGGATTAACAATAGTTGCATGTAATCTAAAAGCAAAGATACAAATGAATGTTTCAGGCGCAACATATTGTGAGAGAAGTTGCACAGAATAGCTATTCATTTCAAAATGGACTAAATACATAACATTTTAAACAGAACTTCTTTGaatgtaagtttttttgttttatttttttaaaatcaaatcgaAAGTAGTTTAGACACAAATCTTTAAGACAACTTGCACAAAATAGGTATTTAACATAAAATGGAGTAAACCCAATTCGGTTGGCCTTGTAGTGTTGGCTTGGAACATTGTGCTCCTCTCAACATCTCATGTTTGATTCTCCCTGATGTAAATTTATGTGGGCaagttttgtttgttaaaaaattgtatagaTGCCATGGATTAAATACGTATGAAAGGGTATTAATTTAGACACATTTTAATAAATacgtttgaaagaaaaaatcttTTATGAGATCACTAAATACCATAAAAACAAAGAGTAAAAGAGAGAGACGAAAAGAGAAATAGACACcttgagagaagagaaacaataaaaaaggaGGAAAAGCAATTAGAAAAGAAGAGATATGATAAAATAGTTAAAGTGAAAGAAGAGAATGGATACAGTAATTCAACTTTGTCTCTCTCATGAATCATTGATCGATTATCAGTTTCCTCCATTACAGCTCCATCACTGATTTTCACTCTCTCCGATTAATGTCAAgaagaatggttaaagcatttgAGCTGTTTAGGTCTTTAATTAGGATAGACAATTATACGCAATTCAACTTTATTCACTTGGGGATTTAGAGAAATACcaacataatcaatgacatgATTTgtattaagagagtgaaaaatgaataaagatAATGATTTTCTCATTAATGAAAG
It encodes:
- the LOC11418306 gene encoding adenylate isopentenyltransferase 5, chloroplastic, whose protein sequence is MALTTSTSTSTEKKKVLFILGATGTGKTKLSINLGTQFPSEIINSDKIQVYNGLDIVTNKVQESERCSIPHHILGIIDDPEYDFTMDDFRKHVLEALDLITQNEHLPIIVGGSNSYLKKLLEDPTNAFHSKYDCCFIWLDVSLPILFPYLDKRVDEMVAAGMVDEIRDFFVPGADNTKGIRRAIGVPELDSYFEMEMKKGIDDVEKEKILKESIRKTKQNTFILAENQVSKIQNMADTLGLMINKINSTEVFEAILRGEDYQKLHQEIVIKPSMKIVKRFLEETSHGFRNAKYSNGNGKHTTNGV